From Chiloscyllium punctatum isolate Juve2018m chromosome 39, sChiPun1.3, whole genome shotgun sequence, one genomic window encodes:
- the nol11 gene encoding nucleolar protein 11-like: protein MARLCEGFTLCGLSRAAAVRGVEPAGPDRVVVTREDRTVTVYKVSDQKPLGSWTVKQTQKITCPAVYNSQTGEFVVVQDHKVLRIWNDEDVNLEKTFKATLESKIYQIHTLPDIEPLVIFERGSVRQLDALLSAPQQDLESVLSKDEVIRWSDILLEAGSPVVVFVTEQSGMYHLYAEKVNHNVRHKFKLDSEENGCPLSFVLSNKQESIILLCLYSNGCIYKMPLSLNNSNGQEQVLPQSLLLQLPNCEKSFDHAAVLILDETHIAVLGAPHLHQCAITDSLSIWNTKFQTLQGWKEFPDGSCGQLWCCYGKLFVPHGKVLTVIPFTCKTSSLAAVLGKLKQPDAAVKAISNVVSWNTLLHNEQSAELEQTFSLTPAEPKRMRNLRNRKSKVASPPSQLISLEQFLSVIQTNTKEEIDERLKILLRNLKASNAQLIIAQIATILVSRCKTQVKFYPQKALMNILKTQMLSYSLCPDLMGVALQEADYSLLQFCLQHFPDIPEAVTCACLKLFLSANDSDLENIPVDLGCVASYIELDQNPSKAEEKMVIVENGFGPLLEEDSCDGKQTHDPLQTNVKPICPVGLKRAALLNEILLSRYSESFLLPLLKDLSVPQVMLFLQYIQYLYAKHCETVNIKLPGTRIPTVNQVLDWISLLLDAHFTMLVMATEAHELITHLHKFIRSQVRFYSQLSKIEGSLQNLHLLKSQKNDGLYSIEVIEIF from the exons ATGGCGCGGTTGTGTGAGGGTTTCACGTTGTGCGGTTTATCGAGGGCCGCCGCCGTACGCGGTGTGGAGCCCGCTGGGCCGGACCGTGTCGTTGTCACTCGTGAAGATCGGACCGTCACCGTCTACAAG gTATCAGACCAAAAGCCGCTCGGAAGTTGGACGGTCAAGCAAACCCAAAAAATCACATGCCCTGCTGTTTATAACAGCCAAACTGGAGAATTTGTTGTTGTGCAAGATCATAAG GTTTTAAGGATTTGGAATGATGAAGATGTCAATCTGGAAAAAACATTTAAAGCAACA TTAGAAAGCAAAATTTACCAAATACACACTCTACCTGACATTGAACCTCTGGTAATTTTTGAAAGAGGAAGTGTGAGACAACTTGATGCCCTTCTGTCGGCTCCACAGCAAGATCTGGAAAGTGTCTTATCAAAAGATGAAGTCATCAG GTGGAGTGATATTTTACTGGAAGCTGGAAGCCCTGTGGTCGTCTTTGTCACCGAACAG AGTGGAATGTACCATCTGTATGCGGAGAAAGTAAACCACAATGTACGGCACAAGTTTAAACTGGATTCAGAAGAGAATGGCTGTCCTTTGAGTTTTGTGCTTTCCAATAAACAAGAGAGTATCATCCTTTTATGTTTAT ATTCCAATGGCTGTATCTACAAAATGCCTTTGTCATTAAACAATTCAAATGGTCAAGAGCAGGTTCTACCTCAGTCATTACTGCTGCAGCTGCCAAATTGTGAGAAATCATTCGACCATGCTGCTGTCCTTATCCTGGATGAGACGCATATCGCTGTGTTAGGAGCTCCGCATTTACATCAGTGCGCCATCACAG ATTCTTTGAGTATCTGGAATACAAAGTTTCAGACACTCCAGGGATGGAAGGAATTCCCAGATGGAAGCTGTGGCCAG ttaTGGTGTTGTTATGGGAAGCTCTTTGTACCTCATGGAAAGGTGCTGACTGTGATTCCATTTACCTGCAAAACATCTTCCCTAGCAGCTGTCCTTGGCAAACTCAAACAGCCAGATGCTGCAG TAAAAGCTATTTCCAATGTTGTAAGCTGGAATACACTGCTTCACAATGAACAGTCTGCTGAGCTGGAACAAACTTTTTCACTCACCCCTGCTGAACCAAAACGCATGAGAAAT CTGCGAAACAGAAAAAGTAAAGTTGCGAGTCCTCCATCACAACTCATCTCTCTGGAACAATTTCTCAGTGTGATTCAG ACTAATACAAAAGAAGAAATAGATGAACGACTAAAGATATTGTTAAGAAACTTGAAGGCCTCCAATGCTCAGCTAATTATTGCACAGATTGCTACAATCCTTGTAAGCAGGTGTAAGACACAGGTGAAGTTCTACCCCCAGAAAGCACTAATGAACATTTTAAAGACACAGATGCTATCTTACAG CTTGTGCCCAGACTTGATGGGAGTTGCATTGCAAGAAGCCGACTATTCCCTGTTGCAGTTCTGCCTTCAACACTTCCCTGACATCCCTGAGGCTGTTACATGTGCCTGTTTGAAGCTTTTCCTCAG TGCCAATGATTCTGATCTGGAAAATATCCCTGTGGATTTAGGCTGCGTGGCCTCATATATTGAATTGGACCAGAATCCTTCAAAAGCAGAAGAGAAAATGGTGATTGTAGAGAATGGCTTCGGTCCACTTCTGGAAGAGGACAGCTGTGATGGAAAACAAACCCATGATCCTTTGCAGACTAATGTAAAACCCATATGTCCAGTAGGCCTTAAAAGGGCAGCTTTGCT AAATGAAATTCTGCTGTCCAGGTACAGTGAATCCTTCCTTTTACCTCTCCtcaaagatctctctgttcctcaagTGATG TTATTTCTTCAGTATATCCAGTATCTTTATGCAAAGCATTGTGAAACTGTCAATATAAAACTTCCAGGGACAAGGATCCCCACAGTCAACCAG GTCTTGGACTGGATTTCTCTGTTGCTGGATGCTCACTTTACAATGTTGGTCATGGCAACAGAGGCTCATGAATTAATTACCCACCTTCACAAATTCATCAGATCCCAG